In the genome of Lycium ferocissimum isolate CSIRO_LF1 unplaced genomic scaffold, AGI_CSIRO_Lferr_CH_V1 ctg525, whole genome shotgun sequence, one region contains:
- the LOC132044806 gene encoding uncharacterized protein LOC132044806, which translates to MASLTSSTLQLTKSNPIFFSKSPLKFHAPFITRATTEESSPSDTEEETTTTNSDPDSFENRLSQVRLRYRSGTGKKAEIRKTRKGNKKGSSGSGSGSSVFLPPIPLKEPVSEGLNVEFGFSPYSERVNGRIAMLGLSALLLVELATGKSVINYHTPAIVFIQVYFVAAVTAVYLKYEKEKVSVWPK; encoded by the exons ATGGCGAGCTTAACATCTTCCACACTGCAACTCACAAAATCAAACCCAATATTCTTCTCAAAATCTCCTCTCAAATTCCACGCGCCGTTCATCACACGCGCCACCACCGAAGAATCCTCACCGTCCGATACTGAAGAAgaaaccaccaccaccaactcCGATCCCGACAGCTTCGAGAATCGTCTTTCCCAAGTCCGTCTCCG GTACCGGAGCGGAACGGGTAAGAAAGCGGAGATCCGAAAGACCCGAAAGGGCAACAAAAAAGGCTCATCCGGATCTGGATCCGGGTCGAGTGTGTTCCTCCCACCAATTCCACTAAAGGAACCCGTCTCCGAAGGTTTAAACGTTGAATTCGGATTTAGCCCGTATTCAGAGCGGGTCAATGGACGGATCGCTATGCTCGGGTTATCCGCATTGCTGTTAGTAGAACTCGCAACAGGTAAAAGCGTGATTAATTACCATACACCGGCAATTGTGTTTATTCAGGTTTATTTTGTTGCTGCTGTGACAGCGGTTTATTTGAAGTATGAGAAAGAAAAAGTTAGTGTTTGGCCTAAATAG
- the LOC132044820 gene encoding uncharacterized protein LOC132044820 — MPVSGNEEPGVLARQSSNSSSGIPLKKRWYSMFQPPSPVRAEPSSISNEIESKTKDSGLGQGSTLNSCDSTGKSDTSKNSLLEVKEERPSGAKVDSQPTMLPFLSISPETNPNTSSGPSRNVANQVKPALAEKVDSQPTMLPFLSISPETNPNTSSGPSRNVANQVKPALAEKLGNQERLGTKIVTVKKEVIAKQGESHSKLELSANSGHFELSLGPKEPHVSSLVDPSTEGSGLMRGTVNPSLLSLSLNKGKDISQDGSCPTGLNNNDADDTARTNRCNWDLNTPMDSWEGSGDDVPVQDASQVDLLPKTSSSLDIKPAVSSASVIGANSDKGKQVVQASEQEFNFPISIPPSLSYKSADVLRLSLGSTLRGFNSSVLQSLSKVDSNRVSPNSSLLKNQALNRNMNSPTCKSVKSEPVEETLVQANDGTACCPAGTLEANVVKPEVLRQNMQSIELSTKGPQKLVEQKPMKCEPLQEVSPEISMTSDVIAHQSVGRVLQLQESSSSSCSSSPSSTLPVPLTPQQGCPSRLSTCSDLSVSGGDLSTPSEYSVQTNEANRSKDALDQANADVAAKNANFDLKESNVSSDKVEASVSEGMDIGDHKICKNTQEPHNLVTSGEGSANDEEKISISAGTEEECYGSDYESDGHHAFAGLVDTASGCGREDEEYEDGEVREPMMQSIAEDPIAERMESGNNEASCKNQESHCFNNDEKDYSIPVHTESNAEFAKGCEDKDDKIDHKDGNLQSPLLDKEETTGDDEQRLISAIQQGPVGQSGIADMQEGCEKDVLCDGAPAGSSGAGRVVGEANNENIVRSDMSPTAASSLQNAETSVNANSGKDTSNFGGKSRIISLPRASNVSSPSSFRPFTGRSLSSRSGRERYSDMEEEKFHLRRNRDETYADGPKFVRDRIQDRSFGSSRGNIQDRSFDGSRGNFMRGRGRGSARFDSSRREWDSGRDFESYGGVADYRFRPKRRAAVGESEIDRNDGPDGHFVRGNIKFNTMQRRGFTRMRSKSPVRSRSPGPWSSPRRRLTEGFNGIPDSSHHRSPAMYREDRMRSSPRTSFTEEIVPRRRDSPSYTARRLNDMRDVDAVQEHGHPRSLSSRRSPPDRVFTRSNRRLEIIDRRERADGDEYFDGPIHSGRFSELRSGGGTDERRKYGERRGGPVRSFRPYNSENDNFRFHPNGGPRPFRFYQKADAEFVERSNTREREFDDNIEDRPLPRRMRNVEEQEGGNSRQSGQIWHEEEFDVSRLKRRRF; from the exons ATGCCAGTTTCTGGGAACGAAGAG CCTGGGGTTCTTGCCCGGCAGTCTAGTAACTCTTCGTCAGGTATCCCACTTAAGAAGAGATGGTACTCTATGTTCCAGCCTCCTTCACCTGTCCGTGCTGAGCCATCTTCTATATCTAATGAAATTGAATCCAAGACCAAAGATTCTGGCTTGGGCCAAGGATCAACCTTGAATTCCTGTGATAGTACAGGTAAATCCGATACTTCCAAGAACTCTCTTCTGGAGGTAAAAGAAGAAAGGCCTTCGGGTGCAAAAGTTGACTCTCAACCAACTATGCTACCATTTTTATCCATATCTCCAGAAACAAATCCTAATACTAGCTCCGGTCCTTCAAGAAATGTAGCCAATCAAGTGAAACCAGCATTGGCCGAAAAAGTTGACTCTCAACCTACTATGCTACCATTTTTATCCATATCTCCAGAAACAAATCCTAATACTAGCTCCGGTCCTTCAAGAAATGTAGCCAATCAAGTGAAACCAGCATTGGCCGAAAAATTAGGGAACCAGGAACGTCTAGGTACGAAAATAGTGACTGTGAAGAAGGAAGTTATTGCCAAACAAGGGGAAAGCCACAGTAAACTTGAACTTTCAGCCAATTCAGGGCACTTTGAACTGTCATTAGGCCCAAAGGAACCTCATGTTTCTTCTTTGGTTGATCCGAGTACTGAAGGGAGTGGCCTGATGCGTGGAACTGTAAATCCTTCATTGCTTTCTCTGTCTTTGAACAAAGGGAAGGACATTTCCCAGGACGGAAGTTGCCCGACTGGATTGAATAACAATGATGCTGATGATACTGCACGCACTAATAGATGTAACTGGGATCTGAATACTCCCATGGATTCATGGGAGGGTTCTGGTGATGATGTTCCTGTTCAAGATGCAAGTCAAGTTGATCTGTTACCTAAGACGTCTAGTTCATTAGATATAAAGCCGGCTGTTAGTTCTGCTTCTGTTATTGGTGCTAATAGTGATAAAGGGAAGCAAGTTGTTCAAGCTAGTGAGCAGGAATTTAATTTTCCCATCTCAATACCTCCTAGCCTATCATATAAGTCTGCGGATGTGCTTCGTCTTAGTCTTGGTAGTACTTTAAGAGGGTTTAACTCCTCAGTACTGCAGTCATTGAGTAAAGTGGACTCTAACAGGGTTAGTCCAAACTCGAGTTTGCTGAAAAATCAGGCATTGAATAGAAACATGAATTCCCCCACTTGTAAATCTGTTAAGTCAGAACCTGTTGAAGAAACCTTGGTACAAGCTAATGATGGAACTGCGTGTTGTCCAGCTGGAACATTGGAGGCTAATGTAGTAAAACCTGAAGTTCTGAGGCAGAATATGCAGTCTATTGAGTTGTCAACTAAGGGCCCTCAGAAATTAGTTGAGCAAAAACCAATGAAATGCGAACCACTCCAGGAGGTTAGCCCAGAAATATCCATGACGTCAGATGTGATTGCGCACCAATCAGTTGGAAGGGTTTTGCAACTTCAGGAGAGTTCGTcgtcttcttgttcttcttctccttcttctacGCTGCCAGTGCCTTTGACCCCTCAACAGGGATGCCCTTCTAGATTGTCTACCTGCTCAGACTTGTCTGTGAGTGGTGGGGACTTGTCTACTCCATCCGAGTACTCTGTTCAAACCAATGAAGCTAATAGAAGTAAAGATGCTCTAGATCAGGCAAATGCTGATGTTGCTGCTAAAAATGCAAACTTTGACCTGAAAGAATCAAATGTATCCAGTGATAAAGTGGAGGCATCTGTTTCAGAGGGCATGGATATTGGAGATCACAAGATATGCAAAAATACCCAAGAACCACATAATTTGGTTACAAGTGGTGAGGGATCGGCAAATGATGAGGAGAAGATAAGCATATCAGCTGGTACAGAAGAAGAATGTTATGGTTCTGATTATGAATCTGATGGTCATCATGCTTTTGCGGGACTTGTTGACACTGCCAGTGGGTGTGGCAGAGAGGATGAGGAATATGAAGACGGTGAGGTCCGAGAACCAATGATGCAGTCAATTGCAGAAGACCCAATTGCTGAGCGGATGGAATCAGGGAATAATGAAGCTTCTTGCAAAAATCAAGAATCTCACTGCTTCAATAATGATGAAAAGGATTACAGTATACCAGTTCATACTGAGTCTAATGCTGAATTTGCGAAAGGCTGTGAagacaaagatgacaaaattGATCATAAAGACGGTAATCTGCAGAGTCCATTATTAGATAAAGAGGAAACAACTGGAGATGATGAGCAGAGGCTTATTAGCGCTATTCAACAAGGACCAGTTGGTCAATCGGGAATAGCAGATATGCAGGAGGGATGCGAAAAGGATGTCTTATGTGATGGAGCACCTGCTGGAAGCAGTGGGGCTGGCAGAGTTGTTGGCGAGGCTAATAATGAGAATATTGTAAGATCTGATATGTCACCAACAGCCGCATCATCTTTGCAAAATGCTGAAACATCTGTTAATGCTAACTCCGGTAAAGATACGTCAAATTTTGGAGGCAAGAGCCGGATTATCAGTTTACCTCGTGCATCCAATGTGTCATCTCCTAGTAGTTTCAGACCTTTTACGGGTAGGTCACTGTCTTCAAGAAGTGGAAGAGAGAGGTATTCTGATATGGAGGAAGAGAAATTCCATCTACGAAGGAATAg AGATGAAACTTATGCTGATGGTCCTAAGTTTGTTCGAGATAGGATTCAGGACCGGTCATTTGGGAGCTCAAGGGGGAATATTCAGGATCGGTCATTTGACGGCTCAAGGGGGAACTTCATGCGGGGAAGAGGGAGGGGCTCAGCCCGGTTTGACAGTTCACGTAGAGAATGGGATTCTGGGCGTGATTTTGAAAGCTATGGAGGTGTAGCTGATTATCGGTTTAGACCTAAACGTAGAGCTGCTGTTGGGGAATCTGAAATTGATCGTAATGATGGACCAGATGGTCATTTCGTTCGGGGTAATATAAAGTTTAACACAATGCAGAGAAGAGGTTTCACTCGAATGCGGTCTAAATCTCCCGTTAGATCCCGTTCCCCTGGCCCTTGGTCATCTCCCCGGAGGAGATTGACTGAAGGATTTAATGGTATACCAGATTCATCTCATCACAGGTCCCCAGCTATGTACAGGGAAGATAGGATGAGGTCTTCTCCACGAACTTCTTTTACTGAAGAGATAGTTCCTCGAAGACGTGATTCCCCCTCGTATACTGCTCGACGTCTGAATGATATGAGGGATGTGGACGCTGTACAGGAGCACGGTCATCCGAGGTCTCTTTCTAGCAGAAGAAGTCCACCTGATAGGGTATTTACTAGAAGCAATAGGAGACTTGAGATTATAGATCGTCGGGAGAGGGCTGATGGGGATGAGTACTTTGATGGGCCGATACACTCTGGTAGATTTTCTGAGCTTCGCAGTGGTGGAGGTACTGACGAGAGAAGGAAGTATGGTGAGAGGCGAGGAGGACCTGTTCGTTCTTTTCGTCCTTATAACAGTGAAAATGACAATTTCCGTTTCCATCCAAATGGTGGCCCTCGACCTTTTAGGTTCTATCAAAAAGCTGATGCAGAATTCGTTGAAAGAAGTAATACTAGGGAAAGAGAATTTGATGATAATATCGAGGATCGACCTTTACCTAGGCGAATGAGAAATGTCGAAGAGCAAGAAGGTGGTAATTCTAGACAGAGTGGGCAGATTTGGCATGAAGAGGAATTTGATGTCTCAAGATTGAAGAGAAGAAGATTTTGA